Proteins co-encoded in one Bacillus sp. FSL H8-0547 genomic window:
- the yugI gene encoding S1 domain-containing post-transcriptional regulator GSP13 — protein sequence MSTKFETGSVYTGKVTGIQRYGAFVALDESTQGLVHISEIAHGFVKDINEQLKVGDEVQVKVLSVDEAAGKISLSIRATQEAPAQTEAPKKPKKRQATVKATPAYTNETPQGFNTLKEKLEEWIEQSKQTNK from the coding sequence ATGAGTACAAAATTCGAAACAGGTTCTGTTTACACAGGCAAAGTAACAGGAATCCAGCGCTACGGTGCGTTTGTTGCATTAGATGAGTCTACACAAGGACTAGTTCACATTTCTGAGATCGCACACGGTTTTGTTAAAGACATTAACGAACAGCTGAAAGTAGGAGACGAAGTACAAGTAAAAGTACTTTCTGTTGACGAAGCAGCAGGCAAAATCAGCCTTTCTATCCGCGCAACTCAAGAAGCTCCTGCACAAACAGAAGCTCCAAAGAAGCCTAAAAAGCGCCAGGCTACAGTAAAAGCTACTCCAGCTTACACAAACGAAACTCCACAAGGCTTCAACACGCTTAAAGAGAAGCTTGAAGAGTGGATCGAGCAATCAAAACAAACAAACAAATAA
- a CDS encoding DUF378 domain-containing protein — MSALQRIALVLTIIGAINWGLIGFFQFDLVAAIFGGQDAALSRIIYGLVGIAGLINLAILFKPAAELGRTEPKPEAR; from the coding sequence ATGAGCGCATTACAGCGTATTGCACTTGTACTTACGATTATCGGAGCAATCAACTGGGGGCTAATCGGCTTCTTTCAATTTGATTTAGTGGCAGCAATTTTTGGCGGCCAGGATGCTGCCCTTTCAAGAATTATTTATGGACTTGTCGGAATCGCAGGTTTAATCAACCTTGCCATTCTCTTCAAGCCGGCAGCTGAGCTCGGCCGTACAGAACCAAAACCGGAAGCACGCTAA
- a CDS encoding iron-containing alcohol dehydrogenase translates to MENFTYHNPTKLIFGKDQLQQLQTEVTKYGKNVLLVYGGGSIKRNGLYDKVLAELEKTGSNVFELSGVEPNPRLSTVHRGVNICKSENIDFLLAVGGGSVIDCTKAIAAGAKYDGDAWDIVTKKHTPSEALPFGTVLTLAATGSEMNAGSVITNWETQEKYGWGSPLTFPKFSILDPVNTYTVPQDQTVYGMVDMMSHVFEQYFHHTKNTPLQDRFCESTLKTVIETAPKLMKDLENYELRETILYSGTIALNGSLQMGYRGDWATHNIEHAVSAVYDIPHAGGLAILFPNWMRHTLDENLDRFKQLAVRVFEVDTEGKSDRDVALEGIDKLSAFWSSLGAPSRLADYDITDEKLDLIADKAMANGEFGNFKKLNKEDVLAILKASL, encoded by the coding sequence GTGGAAAACTTTACATACCATAATCCAACGAAATTAATTTTTGGAAAAGACCAGCTACAGCAGCTTCAGACCGAGGTGACAAAGTACGGCAAAAATGTTCTCCTGGTTTATGGCGGAGGAAGCATTAAACGAAACGGACTGTACGACAAAGTACTTGCTGAACTTGAGAAAACCGGATCAAACGTCTTTGAACTTTCCGGTGTAGAACCGAATCCAAGACTTTCAACCGTTCACCGCGGCGTAAATATCTGCAAAAGCGAAAACATTGACTTCCTGCTTGCTGTAGGCGGCGGAAGTGTCATTGACTGTACAAAAGCCATTGCGGCCGGAGCTAAATATGATGGAGATGCGTGGGACATCGTGACCAAAAAGCATACTCCTTCAGAGGCTCTTCCGTTTGGAACTGTTCTGACGCTTGCTGCGACAGGTTCAGAAATGAACGCAGGTTCCGTTATTACAAACTGGGAAACACAGGAGAAATACGGCTGGGGAAGTCCGCTGACATTCCCGAAATTCTCAATCCTTGATCCTGTCAACACGTACACAGTTCCTCAGGATCAAACCGTGTACGGCATGGTTGACATGATGTCTCACGTATTTGAGCAATATTTCCATCATACAAAAAACACGCCGCTTCAGGACCGTTTCTGTGAATCGACTCTGAAAACAGTCATCGAAACAGCACCAAAATTGATGAAAGACCTTGAAAATTATGAGCTCCGCGAAACGATCCTTTATTCAGGAACGATCGCATTGAACGGATCTCTTCAGATGGGCTACCGCGGCGACTGGGCAACACACAATATCGAGCACGCTGTCTCAGCTGTTTATGATATTCCTCATGCCGGAGGCCTTGCCATCCTGTTCCCTAACTGGATGAGACATACGCTTGATGAGAACCTTGACCGCTTCAAACAGCTTGCTGTCCGCGTGTTTGAAGTGGATACAGAAGGCAAATCAGACCGCGATGTTGCGCTTGAAGGAATCGACAAGCTCAGCGCATTCTGGAGCAGCCTTGGAGCACCAAGCCGCCTGGCTGACTACGACATCACAGACGAGAAACTTGATCTAATTGCAGATAAAGCAATGGCGAACGGCGAGTTCGGCAACTTTAAAAAGCTGAACAAAGAAGATGTTCTTGCCATCTTGAAAGCTTCACTTTAA
- a CDS encoding glucose-6-phosphate isomerase, with amino-acid sequence MTHVRFDYSKALSFFGEHELTYLRDFVKVAHHSIHEKTGAGSDFLGWVDLPEAYDKEEFARIQKSAEKIKSDSDVLLVVGIGGSYLGARAALEMLNHSFYNALSKEQRKTPQIIFVGNNISSTYMKDLMDLIEGRDFSINVISKSGTTTEPALAFRIFRKLLEEKYGKEEAKTRIYATTDKARGALKTLASEEGYESFIIPDDVGGRYSVLTAVGLLPIAAAGADIEEMMKGAAAAMNDFSTSELEENAAYQYAAVRNALYNRGKTIEMLINYEPGLQYFSEWWKQLFGESEGKDQKGIFPASANFSTDLHSMGQYVQEGRRDLFETVLNVEKPRHEITIESEENDLDGLNYLAGETVDFVNKKAFQGTMLAHTDGGVPNLIVNLPEMNEYTFGYLVYFFEKACAMSGYLLGVNPFDQPGVEAYKVNMFALLGKPGFEEVKAELEKRLK; translated from the coding sequence ATGACACATGTTCGTTTTGATTACTCAAAAGCGCTGTCATTTTTTGGTGAGCATGAGCTTACATACCTGCGCGATTTCGTAAAAGTTGCGCATCACTCAATTCATGAAAAAACAGGAGCGGGAAGCGACTTCCTTGGCTGGGTTGACCTTCCTGAGGCATACGATAAAGAGGAATTTGCACGCATTCAAAAAAGTGCAGAAAAAATCAAATCTGATTCAGATGTTCTTTTAGTCGTTGGAATCGGCGGATCTTATCTTGGCGCGCGTGCTGCCCTTGAAATGCTGAACCACTCTTTCTACAATGCATTGTCTAAAGAACAGCGCAAAACGCCGCAAATCATTTTTGTCGGCAACAACATCAGCTCTACTTACATGAAAGACCTGATGGACCTGATTGAAGGACGCGACTTCTCAATCAACGTCATTTCAAAATCAGGCACAACAACTGAGCCTGCTCTTGCTTTCCGTATTTTCCGCAAGCTGCTTGAAGAAAAGTACGGAAAAGAAGAAGCAAAAACACGCATCTATGCGACAACAGACAAAGCCCGCGGTGCTTTAAAAACACTTGCTTCAGAAGAAGGGTACGAGTCCTTCATCATCCCTGATGATGTTGGCGGACGCTACTCTGTTCTCACTGCTGTCGGCTTGCTTCCAATCGCTGCTGCAGGAGCGGATATTGAAGAAATGATGAAAGGCGCAGCCGCTGCCATGAACGATTTCTCAACATCTGAGCTTGAAGAAAATGCTGCTTACCAATATGCAGCCGTTCGCAACGCGCTGTATAACCGCGGCAAAACGATTGAAATGCTCATTAACTACGAGCCGGGTCTTCAATATTTCTCAGAGTGGTGGAAACAGCTGTTTGGCGAAAGTGAAGGAAAAGACCAAAAAGGCATTTTCCCTGCTTCAGCAAACTTCTCAACAGACCTGCACTCAATGGGCCAATACGTGCAGGAGGGACGCCGTGATCTTTTTGAAACCGTCCTTAACGTTGAAAAACCGCGTCACGAGATTACAATCGAATCAGAAGAAAACGATCTTGACGGCTTGAACTACCTTGCAGGCGAAACAGTTGACTTCGTCAACAAGAAAGCTTTCCAGGGTACGATGCTTGCTCACACAGACGGAGGCGTTCCAAACCTGATTGTGAACCTTCCGGAAATGAACGAGTACACATTCGGCTATCTTGTCTATTTCTTCGAAAAAGCCTGTGCGATGAGCGGATACCTGCTTGGCGTAAATCCATTTGACCAGCCGGGTGTTGAAGCTTACAAAGTAAACATGTTTGCTTTGCTTGGCAAACCAGGATTTGAAGAGGTTAAAGCTGAGCTTGAAAAGCGTTTGAAATAA
- a CDS encoding YugN-like family protein, translating to MIEIPSKLEGKSFKLYHLETQLKPLGYAIGGGWDYDHGSFDYKIDDEVGYQFLRVPFTAADGQLDSPNTTVTLSSPYLLSHKYQIGLDDNVHIGNVKASFDQFQEPQDKDADFPEKYIDAGRELVKELEDLLLD from the coding sequence ATGATTGAAATTCCATCGAAACTGGAAGGGAAATCGTTCAAGCTGTATCATCTTGAAACACAATTAAAGCCGCTTGGGTATGCTATCGGCGGGGGCTGGGACTATGATCACGGATCGTTTGATTATAAGATTGATGATGAGGTGGGCTATCAGTTTTTGCGTGTTCCGTTTACGGCAGCTGACGGCCAGCTGGATTCGCCGAATACAACCGTCACGCTCTCAAGTCCCTACTTGCTTTCGCACAAATATCAGATAGGTCTTGATGACAATGTTCATATTGGAAATGTAAAGGCATCGTTTGACCAGTTTCAGGAGCCGCAGGACAAAGATGCCGATTTTCCGGAGAAATATATAGATGCAGGCAGGGAGTTGGTTAAAGAGCTTGAGGATCTGCTGCTTGATTAA
- a CDS encoding potassium channel protein — protein sequence MRSNKLLVDWLRWPLYVRIILIVMLIVLLFGQVIALIEPDVFPTVFDGIWWALVTVSTVGFGDYVPETVAGRSVGIVLILIGAGFVTTYFATLSAAAFQKQHSYLKGETAYKYGNHVVIIGWNEKSNELIETLQKVKPYKNIVLIDDTLEESPLIENLHFIKGNPTIDRTLIKANIEKADAAIITADQYKSETDADMQSILILLALKGMNPDLYTVVELVTGMHVNNAKRAGADEIIKSYQLSSHLMMNSYLAKYGLSSVYSELNPANGNYFKIIPIPPELVGKTFHDASHSMLEKEYLLIGIKKGDQTKLNPPISQILKEEDLLIMITH from the coding sequence TTGAGATCGAATAAACTGCTTGTAGACTGGCTGAGATGGCCTCTATATGTGCGCATTATTTTAATCGTGATGCTGATTGTCCTTCTCTTTGGACAAGTGATAGCCCTAATAGAACCAGACGTATTCCCGACCGTTTTTGACGGAATCTGGTGGGCACTTGTCACCGTATCCACCGTCGGGTTCGGCGATTATGTTCCAGAAACGGTTGCCGGAAGATCAGTAGGCATTGTACTCATCCTTATTGGTGCCGGATTTGTTACGACCTACTTTGCCACATTGTCGGCGGCAGCTTTTCAGAAGCAGCATTCTTACCTAAAGGGAGAAACGGCCTACAAATATGGTAATCATGTCGTGATTATTGGATGGAATGAAAAATCAAATGAGCTTATTGAGACTCTGCAAAAGGTAAAGCCCTATAAAAACATCGTGCTGATTGATGACACGCTCGAGGAGTCTCCATTAATTGAAAATCTGCATTTCATTAAAGGCAATCCCACTATTGACCGGACACTGATCAAAGCAAACATTGAAAAAGCTGATGCAGCAATCATCACGGCCGACCAGTATAAAAGTGAAACGGATGCCGACATGCAGTCGATTTTAATCCTGCTTGCCTTAAAAGGCATGAACCCTGACCTTTATACGGTTGTCGAGCTTGTTACCGGGATGCATGTGAATAATGCCAAAAGAGCGGGAGCTGATGAAATAATCAAATCCTATCAGCTTTCAAGCCACTTGATGATGAACAGCTACCTGGCCAAGTACGGGTTGTCGAGTGTATATTCAGAACTGAATCCCGCCAACGGAAACTACTTTAAAATCATTCCGATTCCTCCTGAGCTAGTGGGAAAAACCTTTCACGATGCCAGCCACTCTATGCTTGAAAAAGAATACTTGCTAATTGGCATCAAAAAAGGAGATCAGACGAAACTTAATCCGCCGATCTCCCAGATTCTTAAAGAAGAGGATCTTCTGATTATGATTACTCATTAA
- a CDS encoding atypical membrane-integrating protein (Mistic protein), whose protein sequence is MKLSDEEKTALSEAIDKMNEGLDVFIQFYNDAEEEKPVIEFKEDTVAAIEKAIEAYGTETVSEKINAIIREVLSFLPNKK, encoded by the coding sequence ATGAAACTGTCTGATGAGGAAAAGACTGCACTTAGCGAGGCCATCGACAAAATGAATGAGGGGCTTGATGTATTCATTCAATTCTACAATGATGCTGAAGAAGAAAAGCCGGTGATTGAATTTAAAGAGGATACAGTTGCTGCAATTGAAAAAGCAATTGAAGCCTATGGAACAGAAACTGTTTCGGAGAAAATAAATGCCATTATCCGTGAGGTCCTATCATTTTTACCAAACAAAAAATAA
- a CDS encoding glycosyltransferase family 2 protein: MWMLFSVFLSLPWLRELAELTGLPLAIFIIGGIAYIPGFLNAFLITSLLIDRQPPYKNSSPAIPVTILIAAKNEEKNIGTTIRYLANQDYMGSLEVIVVDNGSEDSTTSEAIEAGTSYGIPVRLLHEENPGKYHALNKGINETMTDFVLTLDADTLLHKSAVRRIVSRMISSPEDVCAVAGTILVRNSRENLLTKMQEWDYFLGIAAIKRLQGLYQGTLVAQGAFSLYKTSAVREIGGWPEAIGEDIVLTWRFLHHGYRVYFEPLSVAFTEVPASFRHFARQRSRWARGMIEALKEMKPWHQPAIFAKFLTGINFIMPYLDFTYTVFWIPGLILAFFGHYWIVGPMTLFVLPLTLISYLSIYTYQKKVFRELDLKVRKNITGFFFFVLSYQLIMAPVSVWGYFQEVFRLKRTWK; the protein is encoded by the coding sequence ATGTGGATGCTCTTCTCTGTCTTCCTTTCTCTTCCATGGCTGAGGGAGCTTGCTGAGCTGACCGGGCTGCCGCTAGCCATCTTCATTATTGGCGGCATTGCCTACATACCGGGATTTTTGAATGCCTTTTTGATCACCAGCCTGCTGATTGACAGGCAGCCTCCATATAAAAACAGCAGTCCTGCGATTCCGGTCACCATTTTGATTGCGGCTAAGAATGAAGAGAAGAATATCGGGACGACAATCAGGTATTTGGCCAATCAGGATTACATGGGAAGTCTTGAAGTGATTGTAGTGGATAACGGATCTGAGGACTCCACCACATCAGAAGCCATAGAAGCAGGGACTTCCTATGGCATTCCTGTGCGTCTCCTCCATGAAGAAAATCCGGGGAAATATCATGCGCTGAACAAAGGCATTAATGAAACAATGACGGATTTCGTTCTTACTCTTGATGCAGATACGCTGCTGCACAAAAGTGCTGTCCGGCGCATTGTTTCAAGGATGATCAGTTCCCCGGAGGATGTTTGTGCTGTAGCAGGAACGATTCTTGTCAGAAACAGCAGGGAAAATCTTCTGACAAAAATGCAGGAGTGGGACTACTTCCTCGGCATTGCAGCCATCAAAAGGCTTCAGGGATTATATCAGGGAACGCTCGTTGCACAGGGGGCATTCAGTTTGTACAAAACGTCTGCTGTAAGGGAAATCGGCGGATGGCCGGAAGCGATAGGGGAGGACATTGTTCTGACCTGGCGATTTCTTCATCACGGGTACAGAGTGTACTTTGAGCCTTTGTCTGTTGCGTTTACAGAAGTTCCGGCTTCCTTCCGTCACTTTGCCAGGCAGCGGTCGAGGTGGGCAAGGGGGATGATTGAAGCGCTGAAGGAAATGAAGCCGTGGCATCAGCCGGCCATTTTTGCGAAATTCCTGACGGGCATTAATTTCATCATGCCGTATCTTGATTTTACGTATACCGTTTTCTGGATTCCCGGCCTGATTCTCGCTTTTTTCGGTCATTACTGGATTGTCGGGCCGATGACCCTTTTTGTTCTGCCTCTTACCCTGATCAGCTATTTGAGCATCTATACCTATCAGAAAAAAGTGTTCAGGGAACTTGATTTAAAAGTAAGAAAAAATATCACAGGCTTCTTTTTCTTCGTTTTAAGCTACCAGCTGATCATGGCTCCTGTTTCCGTCTGGGGATACTTTCAGGAGGTTTTCAGGCTGAAAAGAACCTGGAAATAA
- a CDS encoding hemolysin family protein: protein MIATNLILVAFLIAATGFFVAAEFAIVKVRSSRIDQLVGEGNKKAIAAKKVTGSLDEYLSACQLGITITALGLGWLGEPTIERLLHPLFDSWGVNPSLSGILSFVLAFVTITYLHVVIGELAPKTLAIQKAEWVTMNLSRPLILFYKIMFPFIKTLNGSAQMIVKMFGLHPASEHEMAHTEEELRIILSESLKSGEINQSEYKYVNKIFEFDNRIAKEIMIPRTEMVTVALEDSFEENLEIMRSERYTRYPLEHEDKDNIIGLVNIKEVLDALYMSKDGVLLKNYIRPVIKVIETIPIQDLLLRMQKDRIHMAILVDEYGGTAGLVTVEDILEEIVGEIRDEFDIDELPNVQKKSETHYIFDGKALIEEVNDLLQTNIDSEDVDTIGGWVLTEMIDVQKGDKITAEGYEFTVTDMEGHHIITLEAKKKIEAAAGDPE from the coding sequence TTGATCGCCACAAATCTAATTCTAGTCGCTTTTTTAATTGCAGCTACAGGCTTTTTTGTCGCTGCAGAATTTGCCATTGTAAAGGTAAGAAGCTCAAGAATTGATCAGCTCGTAGGAGAAGGAAATAAAAAAGCGATTGCTGCCAAAAAAGTAACGGGAAGTCTTGATGAATATCTTTCAGCCTGCCAGCTTGGGATTACAATTACAGCTCTCGGTCTGGGGTGGCTCGGGGAGCCGACCATTGAAAGGCTTCTTCATCCACTGTTTGATTCATGGGGAGTCAATCCGTCGCTGTCAGGAATTTTATCGTTCGTCCTGGCGTTTGTGACGATCACGTATCTTCATGTGGTTATTGGGGAGCTTGCCCCAAAGACCCTTGCCATTCAGAAAGCGGAATGGGTCACGATGAATCTTTCGAGGCCGCTTATTCTTTTTTATAAAATCATGTTTCCCTTTATTAAAACGCTGAATGGGTCTGCCCAGATGATTGTCAAAATGTTTGGCCTGCATCCGGCATCTGAACACGAGATGGCCCATACGGAAGAAGAGCTCCGCATCATCTTGTCAGAAAGCTTGAAAAGCGGGGAGATCAATCAGTCCGAGTATAAGTATGTAAATAAAATATTTGAATTTGATAACCGGATTGCGAAAGAAATCATGATCCCAAGAACAGAAATGGTTACTGTTGCACTGGAAGATTCATTCGAAGAAAACCTTGAAATCATGAGAAGCGAAAGATACACCAGGTATCCGCTTGAACACGAAGACAAAGACAACATCATCGGTCTTGTGAACATTAAGGAAGTGCTTGATGCGCTTTATATGTCAAAAGACGGCGTGCTCCTTAAAAATTACATCCGGCCGGTGATTAAAGTTATTGAGACCATTCCGATTCAGGATCTGCTCCTGAGAATGCAAAAGGACCGGATCCATATGGCCATTCTTGTTGATGAATACGGCGGAACAGCCGGACTTGTGACAGTTGAGGATATTCTTGAAGAAATTGTCGGCGAGATCCGCGATGAATTTGACATCGATGAACTCCCGAATGTGCAGAAGAAAAGCGAAACCCACTATATTTTTGACGGAAAAGCGCTTATTGAGGAAGTGAATGATCTTCTTCAGACAAACATTGATTCCGAAGATGTGGATACAATCGGCGGATGGGTGCTTACTGAAATGATTGACGTTCAAAAAGGAGATAAAATCACCGCAGAAGGCTATGAATTTACTGTAACGGATATGGAAGGCCATCACATCATAACACTTGAAGCCAAAAAGAAAATAGAAGCAGCCGCAGGCGATCCTGAGTGA
- a CDS encoding dicarboxylate/amino acid:cation symporter: MKAYRFPLILLSSVVIGGIIGLMFGEKAVFLKPFGDLFLNAMFTVVVPLVFFTIASSIANMGGTKRLGKIMGSMLAVFLFTGLIAAIYMTAVVKIIPPAQGVTLQLEKPEAMEDVTLADQIVSTFTVPDFVELFSRNNMLAMIVFSVLVGLSVSMIGEKGKPFASFLASGSEVLMKLVSIIMYYAPIGLGAYFATLVGEYGPMLLGTYFRAGVMYYAAAFIYFIIAFTVYAFIAGRKQGVTVFWKNMLSPTITSLATCSSAASIPVNLEATKKMGVSADIRETTVPLGAALHKDGSVLGGVLKIVFLFGIFDMSFSGFGTITSVILVAILVGTVMGAIPSGGMIGEMLILTLYGFPPEALPIIAAISTIIDPPATMLNATGDNVSSMMVSRMVEGKNWLKKKTAEVSSKIA, translated from the coding sequence ATGAAAGCTTACCGTTTTCCGCTTATTTTGCTTTCATCAGTCGTGATTGGCGGTATTATCGGACTGATGTTTGGCGAAAAAGCTGTGTTTTTAAAGCCGTTCGGCGATTTGTTTTTAAATGCCATGTTTACGGTTGTTGTACCGCTTGTCTTCTTTACGATTGCTTCATCCATTGCAAATATGGGAGGAACGAAGCGGCTTGGAAAGATTATGGGCAGCATGCTCGCTGTGTTCCTGTTTACAGGATTGATTGCAGCCATTTACATGACGGCTGTCGTAAAAATCATCCCTCCTGCACAAGGTGTGACGCTGCAGCTTGAAAAGCCGGAGGCGATGGAGGATGTAACACTGGCTGATCAGATTGTCAGCACGTTTACGGTTCCTGATTTTGTCGAACTGTTCTCAAGAAACAACATGCTTGCGATGATCGTTTTCTCCGTATTGGTCGGTCTTTCCGTTTCCATGATCGGGGAAAAAGGAAAGCCGTTTGCAAGCTTTCTCGCGTCCGGTTCTGAAGTGCTGATGAAACTTGTCTCCATCATTATGTACTATGCACCGATCGGACTTGGCGCTTATTTTGCAACTCTTGTCGGAGAATACGGGCCGATGCTTCTCGGCACCTATTTCAGAGCAGGTGTGATGTATTATGCAGCAGCCTTTATTTACTTTATCATTGCGTTTACGGTTTACGCATTTATTGCGGGCAGAAAACAGGGAGTGACAGTCTTCTGGAAAAACATGCTGTCTCCGACAATCACTTCTCTTGCAACGTGCAGCAGTGCAGCATCCATCCCGGTCAACCTTGAGGCGACGAAAAAAATGGGTGTCAGTGCAGATATCAGGGAAACGACCGTACCTCTTGGGGCCGCTCTTCATAAAGATGGTTCCGTTCTTGGAGGAGTTCTGAAAATTGTGTTCTTGTTCGGTATTTTTGACATGAGCTTTTCAGGATTTGGCACGATCACAAGCGTGATACTAGTAGCCATCCTTGTCGGAACGGTCATGGGAGCGATCCCGAGCGGGGGAATGATCGGCGAAATGCTCATTCTGACGCTTTACGGGTTCCCGCCTGAAGCGCTGCCTATTATTGCGGCGATCTCAACGATCATTGATCCTCCTGCAACCATGCTGAATGCTACAGGCGATAACGTCAGCAGCATGATGGTGTCCCGCATGGTCGAAGGCAAGAACTGGCTGAAGAAGAAAACAGCTGAAGTCAGCTCTAAAATTGCGTGA
- a CDS encoding alpha-glucosidase — protein sequence MKKMWWKEAVAYQIYPRSFMDSNGDGIGDIRGIISKLDYLKDFGIDVIWICPIFSSPNADNGYDISDYQDIMADFGTMEDFDELLAEVHKRDMKLILDLVVNHTSDEHPWFIESRESKDNEKRDWYIWRDGKNGKEPNNWESIFSGSAWEYDEKTDQYYMHVFATKQPDLNWKNQDMRQAVYEMINWWLDKGIDGFRVDAISHINKKEGFPDLPNPNGLDFVSSFDYHMNVEGIMEHLSELKAQTFARYDIMTVGEANGVKLEQAEDWVGDTNGIFNMIFQFEHLGLWDNGLEGSVDLVKLKETLTKWQKGLDGNGWNALFLENHDQPRSVSTWGDDKEYLVESAKALGAMYFMMQGTPFIYQGQELGMKNVHLPSIDDYDDVAMKNLYRIETAKGRSHEEIMEIIWHKGRDNSRTPMQWNDEKNGGFSTGTPWFGANENYKETNVEKQLKDENSVYHFYKKMIDLRKENDVLVYGTYDLILPKDKQIYAYTRTFEGKTALIISNISNKNAFYQYSGLPLSSDNLVLQNYKTDKHNHTTSFTLKPFETRVYIF from the coding sequence ATGAAAAAAATGTGGTGGAAAGAAGCGGTTGCCTACCAGATCTATCCAAGAAGCTTTATGGATTCGAATGGGGACGGTATCGGCGATATCCGCGGAATTATTTCTAAACTCGATTATTTGAAGGACTTTGGAATCGATGTCATCTGGATTTGTCCGATTTTCTCTTCTCCAAATGCAGATAATGGGTACGATATCAGCGATTATCAGGATATCATGGCTGATTTTGGAACAATGGAAGACTTCGATGAACTCCTGGCAGAGGTCCATAAAAGAGACATGAAGCTGATTTTGGATCTTGTTGTTAATCATACAAGTGATGAGCATCCATGGTTCATTGAATCACGCGAGTCAAAAGACAATGAAAAGCGCGACTGGTACATCTGGCGCGACGGCAAAAACGGCAAAGAGCCAAACAACTGGGAAAGTATTTTCAGCGGTTCTGCCTGGGAGTATGATGAAAAAACAGATCAGTACTACATGCACGTTTTTGCAACAAAGCAGCCGGATTTAAACTGGAAAAACCAGGACATGAGACAGGCTGTTTATGAAATGATCAACTGGTGGCTTGATAAAGGAATCGACGGCTTCCGTGTAGATGCGATTTCCCACATCAACAAAAAAGAAGGGTTCCCGGATCTTCCAAATCCAAACGGTCTTGATTTTGTTTCATCATTTGATTACCACATGAATGTTGAGGGCATTATGGAGCATTTGAGCGAGCTGAAAGCGCAAACGTTTGCACGTTATGACATCATGACAGTCGGCGAAGCGAACGGCGTTAAGCTTGAACAGGCAGAGGACTGGGTCGGCGATACAAACGGAATCTTCAACATGATCTTCCAGTTTGAGCACCTTGGCCTTTGGGACAATGGACTTGAAGGATCAGTTGATCTTGTCAAACTGAAAGAAACTCTTACTAAATGGCAGAAGGGCCTTGATGGAAACGGCTGGAATGCTCTTTTCCTTGAAAATCATGATCAGCCGCGTTCTGTTTCAACATGGGGCGATGACAAAGAGTATCTTGTAGAAAGCGCAAAAGCACTTGGCGCTATGTACTTTATGATGCAGGGTACACCGTTCATTTACCAGGGACAGGAGCTCGGCATGAAAAATGTTCACCTTCCATCCATCGATGATTACGACGATGTAGCCATGAAAAACCTTTACCGCATTGAAACGGCAAAAGGACGCTCACACGAAGAAATCATGGAAATCATCTGGCATAAAGGCCGTGACAATTCACGTACGCCAATGCAATGGAATGATGAGAAAAACGGCGGCTTCTCAACAGGAACTCCTTGGTTCGGCGCCAATGAAAACTACAAGGAAACAAACGTTGAAAAGCAGCTGAAAGATGAAAACTCTGTCTACCATTTCTACAAAAAGATGATTGATCTGCGAAAAGAAAATGATGTCCTTGTTTATGGAACCTATGACTTAATCCTTCCAAAGGATAAACAAATTTACGCTTATACCCGTACGTTTGAAGGTAAAACAGCGTTGATTATTTCGAATATCAGCAACAAGAACGCATTTTATCAGTACAGCGGTCTGCCGCTTTCAAGCGATAACCTAGTGCTTCAAAACTATAAAACAGATAAGCACAACCACACAACTTCATTTACATTAAAACCGTTTGAGACACGTGTATATATCTTTTAA